The following coding sequences lie in one Cannabis sativa cultivar Pink pepper isolate KNU-18-1 chromosome 5, ASM2916894v1, whole genome shotgun sequence genomic window:
- the LOC115715868 gene encoding uncharacterized protein LOC115715868 isoform X2 codes for MAITSSSSTPTSKRLLFDRRYGWVIDEWKDPSEEALSGGRGMFCIVPLAKGFLKMASNSINHAANSAVKALERPKLFSPQLLQPNLNDKLHKIKSLTNSGSSFQ; via the exons ATGGCAATAACCAGCTCCTCTTCCACTCCAACTTCTAAGCGTCTTCTTTTCGACCGGCGTTACGGTTGGGT AATTGATGAATGGAAGGACCCATCGGAAGAAGCTCTGTCCGGTGGTCGGGGAAT GTTTTGCATTGTGCCTCTGGCAAAGGGTTTTCTAAAGATGGCTTCAAACTCG ATCAACCATGCTGCAAACTCAGCAGTGAAAGCTTTGGAAAGGCCAAAGCTATTTTCACCACAGCTACTCCAACCCAATCTTAACGATAAGCTTCACAAAATTAAGTCATTGACAAACTCCG GGTCTAGTTTTCAGTAG
- the LOC115715868 gene encoding uncharacterized protein LOC115715868 isoform X1, with the protein MAITSSSSTPTSKRLLFDRRYGWVIDEWKDPSEEALSGGRGMFCIVPLAKGFLKMASNSINHAANSAVKALERPKLFSPQLLQPNLNDKLHKIKSLTNSGTNSFLPP; encoded by the exons ATGGCAATAACCAGCTCCTCTTCCACTCCAACTTCTAAGCGTCTTCTTTTCGACCGGCGTTACGGTTGGGT AATTGATGAATGGAAGGACCCATCGGAAGAAGCTCTGTCCGGTGGTCGGGGAAT GTTTTGCATTGTGCCTCTGGCAAAGGGTTTTCTAAAGATGGCTTCAAACTCG ATCAACCATGCTGCAAACTCAGCAGTGAAAGCTTTGGAAAGGCCAAAGCTATTTTCACCACAGCTACTCCAACCCAATCTTAACGATAAGCTTCACAAAATTAAGTCATTGACAAACTCCGGTACAAATTCTTTCCTTCCCCCTTAA
- the LOC115716869 gene encoding protein PARTING DANCERS isoform X1, with the protein MANDIAAAEIRGEVLNNSVHTGVGGVCMMSNTWREEQHSSFINFISTFLRANSFRLNFVAIAPDFIFNCGGSSVAFIFVTKWDENNVSTIFGRIQKLRMQFGHLYIVVTLTTNDQNDSFVRSYFKFQMELGKPTFIPVRDIEMGFEKIVKIAHSFGVCKRQDAKTKLKSERKQTVQGMDYFLKVVTSIPGIDSHDANALNQAIGSIEDIAKQSKEYILENTDLSAEKADVIFKFFRDPKFYLGPKIN; encoded by the exons ATGGCGAATGATATAGCAGCAGCTGAAATTCGAGGTGAGGTGCTGAATAACTCAG TACATACAGGTGTTGGTGGGGTTTGTATGATGAGCAATACATGGAGAGAGGAGCAACACTCATCTTTCATAAATTTCATCTCTACCTTCCTAAGAGCAAATTCTTTCCGTCTTAACTTTGTTGCGATTGCTCCT GATTTCATTTTCAATTGTGGCGGTTCGTCTGTGGCCTTCATTTTTGTCACCAAGTGGGATGAAAATAATGTCTCAACAATCTTTGGCAG AATTCAAAAGTTGAGGATGCAGTTTGGACACCTCTATATTGTCGTCACCCTTactaccaacgaccaaaatgACTCTTTTGTTCGTTCCTACTTTAA ATTTCAAATGGAGCTTGGCAAGCCAACATTTATACCAGTTCGAGATATAGAGATGGGGTTTGAGAAGATTGTAAAGATAGCTCACTCCTTTGGAG TATGCAAGCGACAAGATgccaaaacaaaattgaaaTCTGAG AGAAAACAAACAGTGCAAGGAATGGACTATTTCCTGAAAGTGGTTACATCCATCCCGGGAATTGACAGTCATGACGCAAATGCG CTTAATCAGGCTATTGGTTCGATTGAAGATATTGCCAAGCAATCCAAGGAGTATATTCTGGAAAACACTGATCTATCGGCTGAAAAGGCAGATGTGATTTTTAAGTTTttcagggatccaaagttctaCCTGGGCCCAAAGATCAACTGA
- the LOC115716869 gene encoding protein PARTING DANCERS isoform X2 translates to MANDIAAAEIRGVGGVCMMSNTWREEQHSSFINFISTFLRANSFRLNFVAIAPDFIFNCGGSSVAFIFVTKWDENNVSTIFGRIQKLRMQFGHLYIVVTLTTNDQNDSFVRSYFKFQMELGKPTFIPVRDIEMGFEKIVKIAHSFGVCKRQDAKTKLKSECGISFLFFKRKQTVQGMDYFLKVVTSIPGIDSHDANALNQAIGSIEDIAKQSKEYILENTDLSAEKADVIFKFFRDPKFYLGPKIN, encoded by the exons ATGGCGAATGATATAGCAGCAGCTGAAATTCGAG GTGTTGGTGGGGTTTGTATGATGAGCAATACATGGAGAGAGGAGCAACACTCATCTTTCATAAATTTCATCTCTACCTTCCTAAGAGCAAATTCTTTCCGTCTTAACTTTGTTGCGATTGCTCCT GATTTCATTTTCAATTGTGGCGGTTCGTCTGTGGCCTTCATTTTTGTCACCAAGTGGGATGAAAATAATGTCTCAACAATCTTTGGCAG AATTCAAAAGTTGAGGATGCAGTTTGGACACCTCTATATTGTCGTCACCCTTactaccaacgaccaaaatgACTCTTTTGTTCGTTCCTACTTTAA ATTTCAAATGGAGCTTGGCAAGCCAACATTTATACCAGTTCGAGATATAGAGATGGGGTTTGAGAAGATTGTAAAGATAGCTCACTCCTTTGGAG TATGCAAGCGACAAGATgccaaaacaaaattgaaaTCTGAG TGCGGTAtttctttcttgttttttaaGAGAAAACAAACAGTGCAAGGAATGGACTATTTCCTGAAAGTGGTTACATCCATCCCGGGAATTGACAGTCATGACGCAAATGCG CTTAATCAGGCTATTGGTTCGATTGAAGATATTGCCAAGCAATCCAAGGAGTATATTCTGGAAAACACTGATCTATCGGCTGAAAAGGCAGATGTGATTTTTAAGTTTttcagggatccaaagttctaCCTGGGCCCAAAGATCAACTGA
- the LOC115716869 gene encoding protein PARTING DANCERS isoform X3 produces the protein MANDIAAAEIRGVGGVCMMSNTWREEQHSSFINFISTFLRANSFRLNFVAIAPDFIFNCGGSSVAFIFVTKWDENNVSTIFGRIQKLRMQFGHLYIVVTLTTNDQNDSFVRSYFKFQMELGKPTFIPVRDIEMGFEKIVKIAHSFGVCKRQDAKTKLKSERKQTVQGMDYFLKVVTSIPGIDSHDANALNQAIGSIEDIAKQSKEYILENTDLSAEKADVIFKFFRDPKFYLGPKIN, from the exons ATGGCGAATGATATAGCAGCAGCTGAAATTCGAG GTGTTGGTGGGGTTTGTATGATGAGCAATACATGGAGAGAGGAGCAACACTCATCTTTCATAAATTTCATCTCTACCTTCCTAAGAGCAAATTCTTTCCGTCTTAACTTTGTTGCGATTGCTCCT GATTTCATTTTCAATTGTGGCGGTTCGTCTGTGGCCTTCATTTTTGTCACCAAGTGGGATGAAAATAATGTCTCAACAATCTTTGGCAG AATTCAAAAGTTGAGGATGCAGTTTGGACACCTCTATATTGTCGTCACCCTTactaccaacgaccaaaatgACTCTTTTGTTCGTTCCTACTTTAA ATTTCAAATGGAGCTTGGCAAGCCAACATTTATACCAGTTCGAGATATAGAGATGGGGTTTGAGAAGATTGTAAAGATAGCTCACTCCTTTGGAG TATGCAAGCGACAAGATgccaaaacaaaattgaaaTCTGAG AGAAAACAAACAGTGCAAGGAATGGACTATTTCCTGAAAGTGGTTACATCCATCCCGGGAATTGACAGTCATGACGCAAATGCG CTTAATCAGGCTATTGGTTCGATTGAAGATATTGCCAAGCAATCCAAGGAGTATATTCTGGAAAACACTGATCTATCGGCTGAAAAGGCAGATGTGATTTTTAAGTTTttcagggatccaaagttctaCCTGGGCCCAAAGATCAACTGA